aacgtggtcgatttggttttccgttacttgattaggtgatttccatgtggccttgtggatattcttgcggggaagaaagtgcttcggactaccattccgcgggaggctgcaaagtttatgcatcgttggccgttgtcgttcgatacggtatgcagactacccggtccgatgaccgatctatacatttcctcccttcctacctgagcgttcatgtcaccgatgacgattttgacgtcccgcagtgggcatccatcgtatgtctgctccagctgcgcatagaatgcttctttctggtcgtcggatctcccttcctgtgggcagtgcacgttgatgatgctatagttgaagaccccagcttgcacatccttgcgttgattggctgccacccaatcacgcgttggcggatctttcccagcactatgaagccggttcccagctcgttggtggtgccacagctttggtagaaggtagccgctcgatgcccgcttttccacactttctgtcctgtccagcagatttcctgcagcgctacgacatcgaagttgcggggatgtaattcatcgtagattatcctatcgcaacctgcgaagcctagcgacttgcagttccatgttccaagcttccaatcgtggtcctttattcgttgccgattgtatcgagtcgtattatcttctatgtcgttcgtaatagttgtttttaaaggcggcttattgggcctgcgcaaacctcctgtctcgtcggagggccgtcgtgtcagggctgtttagcgtcccacctaacaccaggacttgggcttgtgcgctttgagcggcacacggtcgctttggcggagcctacttgcggatacatgcagctttttatagaggtttaacagggcccactgtcaaaccccaccacatcctaggcaggcgccacaactcgcagatggcctggggagggatcgtcaagcccttggacatagtccctgctgcccgcagcCAAAAGCAagtaaaacgtaaaaaaaagcctttagagtgaaatcaagttttcgaccactattctagtttgaatcgggagcaaaatagaacaaactcgctgatTTTCTCAGCAGTGTTCCattaatgtttttcaaattttcaattaaatgaaattattgtGTTGCTGTGTAGAAAGGCGCCGtacagtatttatttatttattttattttatttcatctgACAAAAAAATGTCTTAATGAAATAGGGATGGGGAAAATCTTTTTTGAGATAACGATGTGTACTGAAAAAAGTATAAAAACTCCATATCTTTTAACAAACATTACATATACAAAACAGATTAAAACTACAAatacaatataaaaataagaaTGGTCTTATtgttaaaacaaaataaacacattttttttggtACTCATTGAAGATGAAGCGTAATGACATGTACCGAACAGGATcgtacctacctggatacctggttggctacagcctCGTTACACCTATGCCTGACGTATTGTAGAGATCCATAATAATAGTAtaaatagtataaatagtgtaagctgcgaacattttcttcaagtcgagtcaagtacgagacactgaagacggccttactgttgaggtcgaaatacgtatctgtcaagatacaattaagtggtggaatgaaatgggattgtataaactcgtcttatgacaggtgaaaacattccactaaaaagctcaaaataattttcttataagtattccttttagctatgtaggttttcttttaaccagcgcttaatgaggaagcgccataatcactaaaatgaaaaaataaatttccccatactaatttgcatgctaacttgaaacggcttgtgctaaatcagttttaatccaaatgagctcaaattttcagagaacactcagaacatggtaaagaatcagatgagcactgtggagcaaaatcgattttttgaaccaccctagtagcCAAACTATGGTGTCGTAATCATGATTAGCCGTAAGAAGCCCTGAACGACCTGATGGATTGCAAGGTCAGCCATCCATTCCATCAAAGCTAAGAAGACGACACCATTCATCATTTCCGAACACAGAGTCAATTTTCCAATCAGTATTCTCTCTGCGGACAAGTAAACTCAAAGGCGTTTTTTTGGACTGCATTATCTACTCCGACGGCATTACAACAATTCTAccttaaattaatgatttcgtgtgtgttacgtTGTTacgttacttctacgtgaagttgaacgatttacaatgatatggaaatgctaatatcatcttccaaacttggacgtacatgttcatgatagaattaaaggcgaaagtatagaattgatagttccgttaggatacggcaggcatgaagaaacAGGCATtgaacatcagcatttagtcgaaaaggATTTCGAGATAGGatttccttttgccagtggagatatatcagcttccacactgatattcttccctcccccttcgccttcatacgggagcttggcagaaggaaggtcgtgtgatatgtgccatcacaaatattgccctccgctcgctttcaaatcgacttgtataaaaacattcttcatgcctgccgtatcctaacggaactatcaattctatactttcgcctctaattctatcatgaacatgtacgtctaagcttggaagatgatattagcatgtccatatcattgtaattctaccttacttgatacttgatgggctacagctcttcgatgaacctacgccgaatggagtatccttttccactggactcgatcctgggccaatcgcttccactcgccctgaacattgagcaccCCCagatcctcttcaactgcaaaaagccatcgtgtacgcggccttccacgaagcatacggcctcttccgggttctctactaaatattatcttcgcttgacgttcttccggcatacgaacaacgtgaccagcccaccgtagtctgccgtgttgtataagcttaataatatccagccctttatacacctggtacaattcgtgattcatgcgacgccgccagataccgttctcctgtttaccgccgagtattgtccgcagcaccttacgctcaaacactccgagagctctccgatcagcctcctttaacgtccatgtctcatggccgtataaagccaccggaagaatcagagtagtatacagcgcgagttttgttttcgtttgcagactacgggacttaagctggttacgaagtccgtaataagccctatttgcagctgcaatacgccttttcacctcgcgggtaacatcattatcgcacgtcactaatgttccaagatacacaaattcttctaccacttcaaatttttcaccatccagcactatttcgctaccaccaccactaatgaacccacgttgatttccagcgaccatgtacttcgttttgctggtattgatcgtgagtccaatcctcgctgtctccctcttaaaaggcacaaaagccttttccaaggcacggcgatcaattccgataatatcgatatcgtccgcaaatcccaagagcatatgcgattttgtgataatggtaccgcttctttgcacaccagcgcaatattgaacagtagatttgagagtgcatcaccctgctttaatccatctaaggtaacaaatgacgtcgatatttcatccgcaacccttacacttgatttcgatccgtccaacgttatacgaatcagccgtatcagtttcgccggaaaaccatgttcaagcataatttgccatagttcattccgtttcactgaatcgtacgccgccttgaaatcaataaacagatgatgtgtctgcaagttgtactcccggaatgtatcaaggatttgtctcagggtaaacatttgatccgtcgttgatcggccctcaccaaaaacctgcttggtattcgccgacaaagGACTCTGCAAGCGGTCTCaatgttgaacagaatacgggacataattttgtacgccgaattaaggagtgTTATtcttcggtaattggcgcacttcagtctgtgccctttcttaaagagagggcaaatgaggccgtccaatcagctagcaggcatctcctcgtcttcccatattttcgacataatatggtgcagcaattcataaagctgctcactgccatgtttgagaggttcagccgggagctggtccttccccgcagccttattgtttttcagctctttaacagctttttaaacctcatctagtgtaagtgactccacagcttgtccatcgtcgctaatatttattctgttcaccgatgcaccgtcacttcctccattcaacaaagtctcgaagtgttgcttccacctggcagtcacttcagttttatctgtcagcaaatttccttgttggtcgttgcacatgactgGAGAAGGCGCTGTCTTCCTCCGCACGCCATTGccagactcatagaacctccgcatagcgttctgctccatttttccttcgcctcactaataacttgttcttcgtactcttttttcttcctgcggtgggtttgtttttcggctgctctagcttctttgtaccgatctctattcgatcgggtatccgacaccaacatccggcttctggcaacgttcttctcgtctgtcactctctgtcAGTCCGCATCGAACTAACTCGTCCAactcgcctctgtgcagtgtctaccacttctcgtgctgttgtgctcaccgctccatggatcgactcccacagATCGTTGATGTTATCGCTACCGTTGATTgaacttatccgttcgtcgagcttctggcggtactcagccgatactccttccgccgacaatcgctggatattgtaacacaTCGTTCGCTGtaatctttcgttcgatacagttgacaaccgtgatcgaattttactgacaacgaggtagtgatcagagtcaacgttcggacctctgaatgtccgcacatcgataacatcctagaaatggcgcccatccaccagaacatggtctatctggttgcaagtttcaccatttgggtgtcttcaggtgtgctttcggatgttctttaatgcaaagtaggtgctactgatggccatccctctggcagcagcaaaatttactagctgTAGGCCGTTGtgattggtagcggagtgaaggctctccctaccggttatgggacggaaaaagtcctctctaccgacctgagcgttagcgtctccgataacaattttcacgtactgctttgggcactctccataggcttcaAGACactcataaaacgtgtccttcacgtcgtcggatttatcttttgtcggtgcgtaaacgttgattaggttGTAATTGAAAAATTTGCCCCGTAatctcaacacacagattcgttcgctaatgggtttccaccgcatcactcgcttcatctgcttgcccatcactacgacaCCAACTCCATGTTCTGCCTTTTCACCGCCgttgtgatagatgttatacttgaatgcagtgttggtcgtggggtccacggctcggaattcacgttctccggatctaggccatcggacttcttgaatagcagccacgttcactccaagcTTCTGTAGTTCACgggccagaaggctcactcgtccaggttcatttagggtcctgacattccaagtaccgagtttccaatcatagtccttatttcgttgccgggtcggttgccaaaaataacgttctctttttcttctatctccatttttcgtggtatttgagaggcttctgtaagctaccttaccggggtcgcgttacctacatcgcgatgatgaggttgccaccttaggtatagctgacgcgatacagcatttcattaatcagccgctgggtaccaggcagacgctatttgagccgcacctcctgatgaacagacgctcgaggcgtaccttctcactctagctgatgtcagaaagacaacagtgcccatcaggctgcactaccagctaagtacacaacccagtggcgtagccacgggggtggttttggggttaaaacccccccccagagacaacatttttggaagaaattttttttttcgaaaaaaaaaatgttcaggaaaccccccccagaccaattttctggctacgccactgacacaacccttagctggcggtcttttgtcatcggacgacccgtggaagcgtgagatagggacttgtggggaccagagctctgttgggcgctcctttcttgatgtcaacccaccattttgcagcccaggattggatttgtattggattggatttggattggatttggattggatttggattgtattaggattggatttggaatggatttggattggatttggattggatttggattggatttggattggatttggattggatttggattggatttggattttgatttggtggTTGTCAAATGTTCCTCATTTTCTGACAGCCCAATACAAGATCAAAAAATGGTTAaatttttactcattaatgagctTACGAATCTATCCGtgattgtattttttatccgggcgggcaaaagatattttagttaccaaataaagattgtcgcttcggatccctttgttctgctgtccgaaacatgtgtggtacctaactgtcaaatcgtatgtattttttcttcattgacatttagatcccatatcctcgccagcaaaagatgttccggacagcgacgacaacgACAATGTTTATCTTATTGTAACAgattgtaactaaaatattttttgggcgGGCAATGCTTGACGTGTGTGGGTAAAATTAATAATGTTTAAAGGTAATTTCATATTGGCGTGTTGATGTACCCCTGGCGCTGAGGCGGGCGTTTTTGTGTTCGAATTTCGAAATCGAAGTGTCAGAAAAACATCAAAATCCTTTTACCACTTCGTCACCGTCGATCTGTTCTCCCGAATTCGAAATCATGGTGGGAAATGGTCGGTGACGAAAATGTGAGTGAACTTTGCAGTGCATTTGTGCTAAAAGAAATTGTGCAAATTAATGAAGAACTTCGCCAAATCTCTTGCCAGTGATTTGAACAATATTGTGGAGTCTTAAGTGCATGTAGATAAGGCAGATTTAGTTAGCTTTGAAAGCCATAAGTGTCGACGAAGAAAAACAAGGTGACTGGCCAACTAGCAATAATACGCAATCTCACGACGGAGAGTAGAGGGGATTAACAAATTCAGGCCAGCAGTACCAGTGGACAgcagaagaaggagaaagaaacgGATCAACTGGAAACCTTATTTGCTGCAatatatctttcatttctttAGTGGCAGCACTATGAGCGATAATTGGGTCGGCAAATCGGTTTCGATCCAGTGCCGCGGGGACATTGGCATTTTCCAAGGGGTGATCAAGCAAGTTAGTCCTGCGGAAATTGTGATAACGAAAGCCGTGCGAAACGGAATTCCGCTGAAGAAAACCAGTGTTGAAGTGACGCTAACGTGCAAGGACATTGTGCGATTGGAACTGATTTCTAGCTCAAATGTACCAAATCTGCTTCCGGTGAAACAACAAGCGCAGCCTCAAGGGTCAAACCAATTGGAAGCGACGGCTGTTAGTGGATTGGattctttaaaattaggaaAGACAAACGGACATAGGAGTAAAACTCCGCCAAACGATAATAGGGCATACAATGCGAAACTGTCGACGAAATCGCCGGGACCGAATAGGTACGGAAACGGCCAGCAGCAAAAAAACGGATTCGAGAGCGGATCTGCAAAAAGCACAAGTCGTCCGATTGAGATCAACGGAGGAACATCGTCGCAAAAAAGTAAGAACTCATGTTTTTCTCTacgggaaaaaataaattttcaatgcGGAAAGGGTAATGTCTAATAATCATTTGGATGTATTTGGGTTATTGTAGCCTTTAAGTTATCTtaataattataacaaaatttcttATGTAAGCCAAGATACATACGTACTCTATTTTACAGGTAACTCCttgtgcaaaaatgataaccaaaAGAAAAAGTCCCGTAATGGAAACGGGAATGGGAACGGAAACAGATATGCAAATAAGAATTCTACATTTGGAACTCCTGTCGACGATCCGATGATGGATGAGGAGTTtgatttcgaaaagaatctgGCTCTATTCGATAAAAGGGCCATTTGGGACGAGATTGATGCCATCCAGCAGAAACCGGATCTGCTTCGCCAGACAAGTTCCGCTACCAACAGAAAGTACCGCCATGACGAAAATGTCCTCGCATCGGAACCGACCCAGTATCGACAGATCGAACTGGAAAATTTAGTTGTACAAAGATCTGTTGCCTCCGGCGGTGGGCCCAGCCAGGAATACGTAACAGACGAAGGCCTTGTGATCCCTTCCATTCCACGCAGCACTAGAAACCTGATCCAACAGCTGGCGGAGAACCACGGCCTAGCGTTGGAGCGCCAAAATGATCTCCTGGCACGAGGGGCCACCGAGATAGCCCTACAGCTGCTCGGAGGGTCACGTCGTCTGACACCGAACAATCAGCACCAGTGGCCCAAGATTGTGATCGTTTGTGATGAACCGTACAATGCAAGACTGAGTGAGATTGGAATTGCCACCGGCCGATTACTGGCCTGTCACGGCTTGAAGGTGGTCGTTTATGTATCGTGTGCCACCAATACCACTCGAACCAGTCACGAGCTGGAACTGTACGCGGCCACCGGGAATCTCtttacgtttaatgttaatagtAAGTAAAGTCATCTCCTAAACTCTGATAAGTTTCAAAAATCGAACGTTACATTTCTTTTTTTAGCGCTTCCATCCTCAGATCTGGTAATTGCTGCCATTAAGTCGCATAGTCCAGCCGAACCACTACGTAAATGGCTTTCGGAAAGCCGTGCCCCGGTATTGGTGATTGATCCACCTGCCGGAGGTTTGGattccatttcggccaaatgctcAATTCTGCCCATCTTGCCACTGAATGACCTCGGGCCGGAAAGTGCCTCAGGCCGACTATACTTGTGTAGCCTGGGCATTCCGGACAAGTTTTTCACCGACTCGGGCATAAAGTACAAATCACCCTTCGACAAAGCCGTCATTCCGATCCACCGGCGAAAGGAGTAATCAAGCTTGTCGGAACAGCATTCTATCACCATCATAATCATCTACGAGAAGTACCAAGCCAAATAGAGAGGGAAGCAAAGGAAACGCTTGATATATCGTGAAGGCATTTTAATCGTGATTGTGTCTCTTTGTGTGACGCGAAGGGTCGACCGAGCACACGGTCTGTCTGAGACGGATGTTTTTAGAaaatttactttttattttgtgGACGAATTCCCAAGCGGAACTACAAGggagacagaaaaaaaaaccaagacAAGAAAGAAAACTGACAATGGATACAGCTTTCTGGGGAGGCGTTTATTTTAGTGAAGCCGTTGCAAAGTTGCCATTCTACTCTGGTTCTACAGAAGGAAACTACATCGAAAACAAAACGAAATAATGGCAATAAATTCGACGAAAAAATGTGATGTATAAACGCCGGAATTGAATTGTGTACctaattttatttcaatgatATCACACAAAAAAGCATAATTAATTCAACTAGCATTATGTATTGTGAATATCTCTTTGGATTGAGCAAGGATAAACGAGTCTAGGCTGCTCAGAAGATATTGCATTTTATCGCAACTTGTGAATTCGAAATAGATGTTATTAATCGTGTCACaggtaagctaaataaatgaatgaatcgtGTCTCCGGAAGAAAGTGTGGAAGGTTAACCCTACTGAACATTCAACTTTTTCTATACGtatattttgaataatatttcggaCAGCAATaagaaaaatctttttattACGCTAAGTGGCCCAGTAATTTTTGAAGAGGTGAAGCTTATTTTTCCGGGAGCTACCGTTGCATCAATCGATTATACTCAAATGGTGAACAAATTGAAAGAGCGGTTACACGGTGcaccggtagaccgttattataaaataaaaatgtccatcaaaaccaagaaCAGCTATAGCTGGTGCCAACACTAGATATGTGAGGATTTTCGACTTGCCACCGGAAATCCCTGATACTGTTTTGTCATCTGTGATGGCAAAATTCGGAAAAGTGAAGCGCACAGTTCGAGAACGGTTTCCGGCTGAATATCAGCTCGATATGTATACCGGAGTTCGTGGCATCTACATCGAGATTGAAAATGTGATTCCTGAGGTGATGTATTTTCGAAATATGAAAGGACGCATATACTACGACGGACAGAAGTTGAAGTGCTTCGAAtgcaagtcagactcgcatctGAGAAAGGTATGCCCATTGGGCATTGCCCAATACTTTTATAACGCCGTTAGGGACATAAAATGCAAGTAAAACAAACAGTCGCGCTTGAGAACAATTCTCATGGAGAAGGACACACAAAAAAACACCACAACCGGTGGATTATCCAGTAAAGTGGATAATGCCGAATCCAGCAGCGGTGCAAACAAAGCAGAGAATCTGATGCAAAagaaagagaagaagaaagaccCAAATCGAAATCCATTATCTGCAGCGCCGGTAGATAGAATATCTGGATAAATCAAAGCCAATGATACATCAGCAAGCGGCATGCAAAATAGTACTCCCGCCCCAGATCCCCCCGCAAATGTAGAAAGGAAAGATGCCGAATCCCATCGTACGATTGGATCGGGGACGAAAATGAACGACGAGAAATtaccaactaacatttaatgtcaatgtaaatgttatttcaactcgattatacggcttcaagctgaatatgtgtgctatacatatgatcaagaacttctattcaatgcttttaccagcaaatctggcgaatctactCAGCTGTTTTTGGCGTacctgcacaactactttaca
The nucleotide sequence above comes from Armigeres subalbatus isolate Guangzhou_Male chromosome 3, GZ_Asu_2, whole genome shotgun sequence. Encoded proteins:
- the LOC134227619 gene encoding enhancer of mRNA-decapping protein 3, giving the protein MSDNWVGKSVSIQCRGDIGIFQGVIKQVSPAEIVITKAVRNGIPLKKTSVEVTLTCKDIVRLELISSSNVPNLLPVKQQAQPQGSNQLEATAVSGLDSLKLGKTNGHRSKTPPNDNRAYNAKLSTKSPGPNRYGNGQQQKNGFESGSAKSTSRPIEINGGTSSQKSNSLCKNDNQKKKSRNGNGNGNGNRYANKNSTFGTPVDDPMMDEEFDFEKNLALFDKRAIWDEIDAIQQKPDLLRQTSSATNRKYRHDENVLASEPTQYRQIELENLVVQRSVASGGGPSQEYVTDEGLVIPSIPRSTRNLIQQLAENHGLALERQNDLLARGATEIALQLLGGSRRLTPNNQHQWPKIVIVCDEPYNARLSEIGIATGRLLACHGLKVVVYVSCATNTTRTSHELELYAATGNLFTFNVNTLPSSDLVIAAIKSHSPAEPLRKWLSESRAPVLVIDPPAGGLDSISAKCSILPILPLNDLGPESASGRLYLCSLGIPDKFFTDSGIKYKSPFDKAVIPIHRRKE